Within Celeribacter marinus, the genomic segment TTCGTACAGGGTGATCTGTTGCATCGTGACGCGCTGGATGCGGTGTTTGCCAAATACGAGCCCGTCGCGGTGATGCATTTTGCTGCTCTGAGCCAAGTGGGCGAGGCGACACGCGAGCCAGGGCGTTACTGGCGCAATAACGTGCTGGGGTCTCTCAACCTGGTCGAGGCTATGGTGGCGGCGGGCTGCAAGCACATGGTGTTTTCTTCGACCTGCGCCACCTATGGTGACCAAGACGGCGTCGTGCTTGATGAACAGAGCGCCCAGATGCCGCTCAATGCGTACGGCGCCTCAAAACGCGCCGTCGAAGAGATCTTGCGCGACTTCGGCGCGAGTCACGGCATTGAGGCGGTGGTGTTTCGGTATTTCAACGTAGCGGGCGCCGACGTTGAAGCGGAAGTCGGCGAGTGGCACCAGCCAGAAACCCACCTAATCCCGGTGATGATCGAGGCCGCTGCCGGCAAACGGGACGCCCTGACCATCTATGGCACGGATTATCCGACGCCCGACGGCACCTGCGTGCGTGACTATGTCCATGTGATGGATCTGGTCGATGCCCACATCAAGGGTCTCGAATGGCTGCTTGGTGGCAAAGGCAGCCGGGTGTTTAACTTAGGAACAGGCACCGGCTTCTCGGTCAAAGAGGTGATTGCCGAATGTAAAGCAGCGACAGGCCATGACGTCCCACACAGCTTTGGCCCGCGCCGAGCGGGGGATGCGGCGGCGCTGGTTTCCGGCAGCCGGCGCGCGGCCGAAGAATTGGGCTGGGCGCCGGAGCGCTCGACGCTGCAGCACATGATTGCCGATGCCTGGCGCTGGTATCAAACCGGCGGTTATTCTGGGTAGCCCAGGTTTCCGGCATAACTCAACAAAACCACCAATCCTGCATTTTCAAAAAAAGACGACGTTCAGAAAGTCTACCGAATATGAAACCCGTTCGCAAAGCTGTATTTCCCGTAGCCGGTTTCGGCACCCGTTTCTTGCCGGCCACCAAGGCCATGCCGAAAGAGCTGCTGCCGATCGTCGACAAGCCGCTGATCCAATATGCGGCAGAAGAAGCCATCGCGGCGGGGATCGACACGCTGATCTTCGTGACCGGGCGCAACAAGCGGGCCATTGAGGATCACTTCGACAGCAACCAAGAGCTTGAGGCCGCGTTGAGGGCCAAAGGCAAGATCGAACAGGCTGACATGGTGCACAGTATCCTGCCACAGGGCGTCGAATGCATCTTCGTGCGCCAACCGGAACAGTTGGGCCTCGGTCATGCGGTCCTCTGCGCAGAACGCGCCGTGGGCGACGAACCATTCGCCGTTCTGCTTGCAGACGACTTCCTAACCTACGAGGGGGCGGGCGTGACCGCCGATCTCGTCAAGAGCTATCAAGCCTTAGGCCGGACGCAGCTGTCGGTCATGGAGGTCAACGGACCCGACATCTCGAAATACGGTGTGGTGGAGCCCGGCGCCGCCGCTGGCAGCGTTGCGGGCCTGGTCGAGAAGCCCGCCTTCGAGCAGGCGCCGTCAAGCTTGGCTTCAATCGGTCGTTATGTCCTGACGCCTGACATCTTCGAGATTCTGCGTGGCCAAGCGCCCGGCGCGGGCGGCGAAATTCAACTCGCGGATGCCATTAACACCCAAGCCGCCGCTGGTCAGGTGGAAGCCGTCACACTGAATGGCCAGAGGTTCGACTGCGGGTCCGTGAAAGGGTTTCTGCAGGCCATCATGCATGTGGCACAGCGGGATGGGTTGGTTTGAAAGTCAACGACCTAACAGCCGATAGGCCAATCGACCGACCCATTCCTTGATGGCAATGTTCAGAATCTCGAGATTGCCAGAAAGGTTCCAGCCTATCCCGTCACTGAAACTGCCCGTGCGATAGTCAACGGGGTGAGGGATTATGTCGTCCCACCCCGCCGCCTCAAAACTCGCAAGCGCGCGGCCCATGTGAAACGCGCTGGTGACAAGGACCCAGGTTTCGCCAGATGCGGGCGTCGCGACCTCGTAAGAAAACCGTGCGTTTTCTGCTGTGTTGCGCGATTGATCTTCCCATGTGATCCGACCGGGGTCGATGCCCAGAGACACGAAAAAGTCCACCGCAACGCTTGGGATCTCTGGCTGGCCCAGCACGGTGTTGCGCAGGCGGCCACTGCCACCAGAAAACACCAAGCGCGCCTCCGGGTGCGCAATGGCGAGCGCCGCCGCCGCTGTCAGACGCTCGGCGGCTTCATTCAGCTGCGGCTCGCCCCAAACCGCGGTCGCCTTTTGGTCTTCAACGCCGCCCAGCACGACAATGCCGTCGATGTGTGCGGGCGCTGCACGAGGCAGAAACTCCGCCTCCAGCGGGCGCAGCAAAATCTCGCCAATAGGGAAGATGCCAACAGCTAAGAGCGCGGCCAGCGTTGTACCACCACTCCAACGCGCCAAACGCGGGCACGCAAAACGTCCAGCGATCAGGCTCACGACCATGCCAATCACAAGCCAGGTCTCGATCTGCAGGGCCAGCCCGATAAGCTTGGAAAGGATGAAGAAGGCCGTGTCCATCGCGACGCAGATCAGCTGCGCTGCGGGCGCACCAGAAACTGGCCGACCTTCGAGAGGTTCTTCAACGCCAGCGTGTGAAGGCCGCCCACGCGGTTGCGCCGGATCGCCAGCATGTCTTCTTCCATCTTCTGGCGGATCTTTGGCCAGTTGCGATTACTGACACCGCCAACCCGCATTTTATAGAGCACCTCGGGGATATAAACCGACTTGCCTGTCGCCTGCGAAAAGTAACGCAGGATGAAATCGTAATCGGCTGCGATGCGCATGCTCTTGTCATAGCTCCCGAACCGCTCGTAGACCTCGCGACGCAGGTACAGTGTGGGGTGGGCTGGCATCCAGCCGTACTTCAGGCGCCGCGGGTGGAAGGCCCCAGTAGACCAGTGCCGAATGACCCGCGAGGTGTCGGCCTGCGAGACATAGACCAGATCGCTGAACACCGCCTCGACCGCAGGATCTTCAAATGCTGAGGCAATTCGGGCCAGCACCCCGTCATTGGCAAGAAAGTCGTCGCTGTGGATGAAGCCGACCACGTCACCAGTGGCGTTGCGAACGCCCTTGTTCAGGGCGTCGTAGATCCCGTCGTCTGGCTCGCTGATCAGCCGCATCCGGTCGTGACCTGCGCGCTCGATGGCCTCGAGCGTGCCGTCGTCTGACTTGCCTTCAACAACAAGGTGTTCGACATCCGGGTATGTTTGTGCAGCGACGCTGGCAATGGCCTCGCCGACGGTCGCTTCAGAATTGTAAGCAGCAGTAATGACAGAGATTTTCAACGGCGAGGTCTCAACAATAGAATGATTACCACGTCTCTACATCAAACCGTACTCGGGCGAAATGCGAAGATGCAGTCGCAGCAAGGAAAATTCTTGGGGTTTGGCGTGCAAAGTGCCTCAGAAAACGCTATGCGAGGCATCGAGAGGATGGAGACGCACCCATGTCCGAGATAGCCCCGCCGAGGAACCTAACGCCCGGCCTATGCAAAACGATCGAGGCCGAAATGCTTAAGGCCTGTACAGAAGTTGCCGCAAAGCACGGTCTGGTGGCTGAAGGGCTGGGGATGCAGGCCATGGACCTGCGCTGGAACTTCGAGTTCGGCGTGCGCGTCTCTATCCCGCTGCCGGATGGATCAACCCTCGACCCAGAACGGATGTTGTTCGAGACTTTGGCAGAAGAGTTTGGCCTGTCGCCCGGTGACTTCGGTCGGGAATTTTCCACAGGGCGGGAGAGGTTTCGCGTTGCAGGCATCGACCCGCGCCGGCCCAAGTATCCCATCTCGGCAACGCGCATCCCGGACGGGAAGGGCTACAAGTTCACCGCCGAGAACGTGGCACTGCTCCTGAAGGCGGCGAGGAAGGACGTGTCGCCGAAGAGATAACGCGGTGAGAAACTGCTATTCGGGCCGTGTCGGGTCGGGTCGTGGTATGACGTCAATGTCGGAGGACACGTTATGAATAAAGAAAAAAAGCTAGAAATTCAAAAAGCACTGCAAGCCTACACCAAGAAAACCACGAAATCCTCTTCCAAGGCGAAGAAGGCATTGGTTGATGAGGGCATATACCTGAAGGATGGTAAGCTTGCACCTGAGTACAAGGAACCCGCAGCAGCTTAATGGCTCGGCTTCAGACGTCATTCGTATTGGGCATCATGGTTGCACGCTGAGGTCGGAGAGGCGATACTGAGCGGCGCTCCCATGGATGGCAGTGACCGAGAATATGACTGGCTTGGTCTCGGCGTGTATTTCTGGGAATCTGACCCAGTGAGGGCTTGGGAATGGGCTTGCTGGAAGGTTCAAAGAGGCGATTTTACTGACCCATTTGTCGTCGGCGCAGCGATAGACTTAGGAAGGCCCCAACAGACCAGTGCCGAATGACACGCAACGTGTCAACCTGGGCGAAACGCGAAGTTATCGCTTGGTATTTGTTGTGTGAACTTGAAGACGATATTCGGCATGCAGCCGATCTGCCTCAGCTTGAACAGCCGCTCGGCGTTCCGGCTTGAGCGCGTCCAGCTGATCTTTCAGGGTTCGTGGTGTGGATGTCCGCATGTTGGGCACGTCACTGGTCCTGGGCATCAAACAGGTCGTCCATGTCAACCTTCAGCGCGGTGGCCAGCTTCTTCAGGGTGGCGGCAGAACCGGTTTTACGCCCCGCTTCGATGTCGATGATCTGGATGCGGTTGACACCTGACTGGCACGCCAGTTCAGCTTGAGACAACCCGCGGTGTTCGCGCCAAACGGTCAGGGGCGCATCACCGGCCAGTAAGCGATCGACGACAGGGGAGGGGATCAGCTCCTCGGTTCCAGCTTTGATCCGGGCCAAGACGTCGGCTGCACTATTCAGATCAGCCATATCCTCTTCAATCGCCTTGAGGCGGAGGTATTCGTCTTTGGGGATGGTCAACATTTCATTCATTTCGCTCACTCCTTGTAAGCTATGCCGCGCAACTTCATGTCTGAGGAAAAAGTGCAAGCCTTGGCGATCCGAGCTTATGCAATGACATCCTGCCATGGGTTTACTAAGAGTGCGCCTGTCGCTGTTAAATCTGCCAGGTTGGGAGTGACTGCCGTCAGACCATGTTCCAACGCTGTTGCGGCAATCAACGCGTCCCTCTCAGATTTTGGGTCGGGAGGCCGCCTCGATGACCTGTTGCCGTGGAAATTCATGCCGTCGAGATGGGCTGACTGTGCTATCCAGCGACCGCTTGCCTTGCTACGGCATCGTGCGCCTCATCCGTGTCATTTATAAGGTAAGTGGGGCGCAAAATTCTTTTGCAGCTTACTTCCTTGCTCGTTAGCCAAGCGTCTCGAACAATTGACGAGCCTCTTGTTCCTTTTCGGTCATTAGACGTAGGCCAACAACTGCATCGATCCCGAATTTCTCGACACGCCCAAGGAAGTAGTCCCAAGCCTCCAGGTCGGTCGCGAAATCAATCGAACAGGTCCAGTCCCGTGCGTTGTGGCAGATCGTTCCGAGTTTCCAGATGCGCGCCCCTGTTTCACGGGAAATGATGACGTTAACGGCAATCGACTCCCATATGAACAGGCCCGAATTCTTCGAGATCTCGACGTCGGGCGTTACGCCGTTCAGGCAGTTTCTGAGTTTGGTTGTAGGTCCTGTCCCTTTGCCGCCCGGTCGATTGGTTGGTTCTGGCTGCTTTCCCCGTGCCGCGCCAGCCCGTGCAACACTGAAGATAATCCAGGCCCCAGAGGCGACAAGGAGGCCAAAAAAAGTCAACGCGAGGAGTTGGTTCTGGGTAAACATGCTGCCCTCTTTTCCGGGGATCGTTGTGTTTCGTCAAGCGCGAACCAAATGCCTAAAACGTCGATCTCTTCTGTGATTTGATACCACAGGTGGAGTTTTGCTGCAAGGTGTGGACTACGCGTTGGCAGTTGCTACGCAGCTCGCTGTGTTTCCGGCCTTTGGGTTGTGCGTCGGCGTGGCTGAGAACTTCGGCCTTGGGCTGATCTTCGCAGCCGTCTCATTGATCCGTGACTACGCTTTACGTCGCCTATTCAACCGCTGGATTCTATGACAAGGCGCCAACGGTAGGTGGCACTTTGATGTGTTGCAAAAACGTAACGTGGGGGGAGAAGCACCTTGCTACTTTTCGGTGTTTGCGATGTTGTGCCCATGCTCTAGTTGTGTCATTTAGATACTTGTGTCATTTAAATTTTTTAATAACATAAAAATGTTTGAATTGGAGCCGCCCTTGGTTCACGAAGCCACGTTGTATTTCGAGTGGCACGAGTTCGTTTTGGCTGCGCTTGCGTTTGGCCTTTGCGTATTGATTGTGCTTTTACGCTTTCGGTTCCCGCGGCTCAGCGGGCGCACTTTGGACTTGCGGGCGGTTCAATCCA encodes:
- the galE gene encoding UDP-glucose 4-epimerase GalE, translating into MKHVLVTGGAGYIGSHACKLLARQGYIPVTFDSLVTGWASAVKFGPFVQGDLLHRDALDAVFAKYEPVAVMHFAALSQVGEATREPGRYWRNNVLGSLNLVEAMVAAGCKHMVFSSTCATYGDQDGVVLDEQSAQMPLNAYGASKRAVEEILRDFGASHGIEAVVFRYFNVAGADVEAEVGEWHQPETHLIPVMIEAAAGKRDALTIYGTDYPTPDGTCVRDYVHVMDLVDAHIKGLEWLLGGKGSRVFNLGTGTGFSVKEVIAECKAATGHDVPHSFGPRRAGDAAALVSGSRRAAEELGWAPERSTLQHMIADAWRWYQTGGYSG
- a CDS encoding helix-turn-helix domain-containing protein, whose translation is MNEMLTIPKDEYLRLKAIEEDMADLNSAADVLARIKAGTEELIPSPVVDRLLAGDAPLTVWREHRGLSQAELACQSGVNRIQIIDIEAGRKTGSAATLKKLATALKVDMDDLFDAQDQ
- a CDS encoding glycosyltransferase family 2 protein — translated: MKISVITAAYNSEATVGEAIASVAAQTYPDVEHLVVEGKSDDGTLEAIERAGHDRMRLISEPDDGIYDALNKGVRNATGDVVGFIHSDDFLANDGVLARIASAFEDPAVEAVFSDLVYVSQADTSRVIRHWSTGAFHPRRLKYGWMPAHPTLYLRREVYERFGSYDKSMRIAADYDFILRYFSQATGKSVYIPEVLYKMRVGGVSNRNWPKIRQKMEEDMLAIRRNRVGGLHTLALKNLSKVGQFLVRPQRS
- a CDS encoding YdcF family protein, which translates into the protein MDTAFFILSKLIGLALQIETWLVIGMVVSLIAGRFACPRLARWSGGTTLAALLAVGIFPIGEILLRPLEAEFLPRAAPAHIDGIVVLGGVEDQKATAVWGEPQLNEAAERLTAAAALAIAHPEARLVFSGGSGRLRNTVLGQPEIPSVAVDFFVSLGIDPGRITWEDQSRNTAENARFSYEVATPASGETWVLVTSAFHMGRALASFEAAGWDDIIPHPVDYRTGSFSDGIGWNLSGNLEILNIAIKEWVGRLAYRLLGR
- the galU gene encoding UTP--glucose-1-phosphate uridylyltransferase GalU → MKPVRKAVFPVAGFGTRFLPATKAMPKELLPIVDKPLIQYAAEEAIAAGIDTLIFVTGRNKRAIEDHFDSNQELEAALRAKGKIEQADMVHSILPQGVECIFVRQPEQLGLGHAVLCAERAVGDEPFAVLLADDFLTYEGAGVTADLVKSYQALGRTQLSVMEVNGPDISKYGVVEPGAAAGSVAGLVEKPAFEQAPSSLASIGRYVLTPDIFEILRGQAPGAGGEIQLADAINTQAAAGQVEAVTLNGQRFDCGSVKGFLQAIMHVAQRDGLV